In one Winogradskyella sp. MH6 genomic region, the following are encoded:
- the prmC gene encoding peptide chain release factor N(5)-glutamine methyltransferase, which produces MKAKDLKDIFHKELDAIYGKDEVASFFYLSIEHHLNVARIQLILDSEFTLTKDETDVFFTILEDLKQQKPIQYILGETEFYGLQFSVNENVLIPRPETEELVDWIMKDSKLKSQNSEPIKILDIGTGSGCIAISLAKHLPEAQVFAVDISESALKIAKENADRNGVEVEFIKANILESSLWEDVALQQMGFFDIIVSNPPYVRELEKREIRPNVLDNEPHLALFVENDNPLIFYKAITDFAVDELRSNGSLYFEINQYLGQETKQLLVDAEFKDIQLRKDLNGNDRMLKGTKK; this is translated from the coding sequence TTGAAAGCAAAGGATTTAAAAGACATATTTCATAAAGAATTAGATGCTATTTATGGTAAAGATGAAGTGGCCAGCTTTTTTTATCTCAGCATAGAGCATCATCTTAATGTAGCTAGAATTCAGCTAATCTTAGATTCAGAGTTTACCTTAACTAAGGACGAAACGGATGTTTTTTTTACAATACTAGAAGATTTAAAACAGCAAAAACCCATTCAATATATTTTAGGCGAAACGGAGTTTTACGGATTACAATTTAGCGTGAATGAAAATGTATTAATTCCTCGACCAGAAACTGAAGAACTCGTAGATTGGATCATGAAGGATTCAAAATTAAAAAGTCAAAATTCAGAACCCATTAAGATTTTAGATATCGGAACTGGTTCTGGGTGTATTGCAATTTCGCTGGCAAAACACTTGCCAGAAGCTCAGGTTTTTGCAGTTGATATCTCAGAATCTGCATTAAAAATAGCCAAAGAGAATGCGGATAGAAATGGAGTTGAAGTTGAATTTATTAAAGCCAATATTTTAGAGTCTTCCCTTTGGGAAGATGTCGCTTTGCAGCAGATGGGTTTTTTCGATATCATCGTTTCAAATCCACCATACGTTCGTGAGCTAGAAAAGCGAGAAATAAGACCAAACGTTCTCGATAACGAACCACATTTAGCGCTATTCGTAGAAAATGATAATCCACTAATTTTTTACAAAGCTATTACTGATTTTGCTGTTGATGAATTGAGGTCTAATGGCTCACTTTATTTTGAAATTAACCAGTATCTTGGTCAAGAAACAAAGCAACTTTTAGTTGATGCTGAGTTTAAGGATATTCAGTTAAGAAAGGATTTAAACGGAAATGACAGAATGCTAAAAGGAACTAAAAAGTAA
- a CDS encoding DoxX family membrane protein produces the protein MKSYKIILVLRIAVAIILIQTLRFKFTAHPDSVYIFETVGLEPYGRIGIGALELIAGILLLIPKTIWAGALLTMGLIGGAILMHLTKLGIEVKGDGGVLFYTAIITFLLSTIILYYYRKDIPIIGKKLSF, from the coding sequence ATGAAATCTTACAAAATCATTTTAGTATTAAGAATTGCTGTTGCGATCATATTAATTCAAACGCTTCGCTTTAAATTTACCGCACATCCTGATAGTGTTTATATTTTTGAAACCGTAGGACTAGAACCTTACGGAAGAATAGGAATTGGTGCATTAGAATTAATTGCCGGAATTTTACTCTTAATTCCCAAAACCATTTGGGCAGGAGCTCTTCTTACTATGGGTCTCATTGGAGGCGCCATACTAATGCATTTAACAAAGCTAGGTATTGAAGTTAAAGGAGATGGAGGTGTTCTGTTTTACACAGCAATAATCACCTTTTTACTAAGCACTATAATTCTATATTATTATAGAAAAGACATTCCAATTATAGGCAAAAAATTAAGCTTCTAA
- a CDS encoding bifunctional metallophosphatase/5'-nucleotidase produces the protein MKRRQFIQQTTAATALVGLGALNLQSCVSNRKHITILHTNDVHSHIDPFGPNDKRNANKGGVARRATLVENIRKENPNTLLLDAGDIFQGTPYFNYYGGELEFKLMSMLNYDLATIGNHDFDNGIDGLYAQLPHAKFEFVSANYDFSKTVMDTHVKPYKVLVKDGVKIGVFGLGIQLDGLVDKKMYKETVYHDPIEIAKDMSRILKEEESCDLVICLSHIGYHYKNSPDRVSDLNLAKATKGIDLIIGGHTHTFLPKPTIAQNSEGKNVLVNQVGAYGLYLGRIDFYFEPGKPLYSDSTAIIV, from the coding sequence ATGAAAAGAAGACAATTTATACAACAAACAACAGCAGCAACAGCTTTGGTTGGTTTAGGAGCATTAAACCTGCAATCTTGTGTTTCAAACAGAAAGCATATTACCATTCTCCACACTAATGATGTGCATAGTCATATAGATCCTTTTGGCCCAAACGACAAAAGAAATGCTAACAAAGGAGGTGTTGCAAGACGTGCTACCTTGGTTGAAAACATTAGAAAAGAAAATCCTAACACATTATTGTTAGATGCTGGTGATATTTTTCAAGGTACTCCGTACTTTAATTATTATGGAGGTGAACTAGAATTTAAGCTAATGAGCATGCTTAATTACGATTTGGCGACTATTGGTAATCATGATTTTGACAATGGTATTGACGGACTATATGCACAATTACCACATGCAAAGTTTGAGTTTGTTTCAGCAAACTACGACTTTTCTAAAACCGTAATGGATACACATGTAAAACCTTATAAGGTTCTTGTAAAAGATGGTGTAAAAATTGGTGTATTTGGTTTAGGCATTCAATTAGATGGTTTGGTAGATAAAAAAATGTACAAAGAAACGGTTTACCACGACCCTATTGAAATTGCTAAAGATATGTCTCGCATCCTTAAAGAAGAAGAATCTTGCGATTTGGTAATTTGCTTATCTCATATTGGTTATCACTATAAAAACAGTCCAGATCGTGTTAGTGATTTAAATTTGGCAAAAGCTACAAAAGGTATCGATTTAATTATCGGTGGACATACACATACATTTTTACCTAAACCAACTATAGCGCAAAATAGCGAAGGCAAAAACGTACTTGTTAATCAGGTTGGTGCTTACGGATTGTATTTAGGTAGAATCGATTTTTATTTTGAACCAGGAAAACCTCTTTATTCTGATAGCACAGCTATAATTGTTTAA
- the ligA gene encoding NAD-dependent DNA ligase LigA translates to MNTEQKIQSLRDELRQHNYNYYILDNPTISDYEFDMKLKELQALEEAHPEFYDENSPTKRVGGTITKNFNTVVHDFRMYSLDNSYSKEDLTDWEKRIKKMIDGEVQYTCELKYDGASMNLTYENGKLVRAVTRGDGVQGDEVTANVKTINTVPLQLKGDYPERFDIRGEIVLPIEGFLKMNEERIANDEEPYRNPRNTASGSLKLQDSSEVAKRPLECLLYSVKGNNLNVSTQFEGLEKARAWGFKVPKEAKLVNSIDEVLDYVNYWEEHRHNLPYEIDGVVVKVNSLFQQDELGYTAKAPRWAMAYKFKAEQVSTRLNEITYQVGRTGAITPVANLEPVQLAGTIVKRASLHNADQIEKLDIREGDAVFVEKGGEIIPKIIAVDLTKRPEDSKPTVYITHCPECQTELVRPEGEAKHYCPNYNGCPPQIVGRIQHYISRKAMDIEGLGGETVALLVKEGLISNYADLYELTVEQVIPLERMAEKSAENLVKGIKASKQIPFERVLFALGIRYVGETVAKKLAKHYKSIDALMFTSVLDLVTVDEIGERIAESVVEFFSSEENKRIIERLKTYGVQLEISAEKLANQTDKLKGQTFVVSGVFETISRNELKKLIEDNGGKVSSSISSKTSYVVAGDKMGPSKRTKAESLGITLLSEQEFLEFLK, encoded by the coding sequence ATGAACACAGAACAAAAAATACAATCCTTAAGAGACGAGTTACGTCAGCACAATTATAATTATTACATACTCGATAATCCTACCATTAGCGATTACGAGTTTGATATGAAGTTGAAAGAACTTCAAGCTTTAGAAGAAGCGCATCCAGAATTTTATGATGAAAATTCGCCGACAAAACGTGTCGGTGGTACTATTACCAAAAACTTTAATACTGTTGTTCACGATTTTAGAATGTATTCTTTAGACAATTCCTATTCTAAAGAAGATTTAACGGATTGGGAAAAGCGCATCAAAAAAATGATAGACGGAGAGGTGCAATATACCTGTGAGTTAAAGTACGATGGAGCTTCTATGAACTTAACTTACGAAAACGGAAAGCTGGTAAGAGCAGTTACAAGAGGTGACGGAGTGCAAGGAGATGAAGTTACGGCTAATGTAAAAACCATTAATACAGTACCGCTTCAACTAAAAGGTGATTATCCTGAGCGTTTTGATATAAGAGGTGAAATAGTTCTGCCTATTGAAGGCTTTTTAAAAATGAATGAAGAGCGCATTGCTAATGACGAAGAGCCTTATCGAAATCCGAGAAATACAGCATCAGGAAGCTTAAAGTTGCAAGACAGCTCAGAAGTAGCAAAACGACCTTTAGAATGTCTCTTGTATAGTGTAAAAGGAAATAATCTAAATGTTTCAACGCAATTTGAAGGTTTAGAAAAGGCCAGAGCATGGGGCTTTAAGGTGCCTAAAGAAGCCAAGTTGGTCAACTCTATAGATGAGGTTTTAGACTATGTGAATTATTGGGAGGAGCATCGACATAACTTACCTTACGAAATAGATGGTGTGGTGGTTAAGGTAAATAGTTTGTTTCAGCAAGATGAATTGGGCTATACAGCCAAAGCACCACGTTGGGCAATGGCCTATAAGTTTAAGGCAGAACAAGTTTCAACGAGATTAAACGAAATTACTTATCAGGTTGGTCGTACAGGAGCTATTACTCCAGTAGCCAATTTAGAGCCAGTACAATTAGCTGGTACTATTGTAAAACGTGCGTCTTTACATAATGCCGATCAGATTGAAAAGTTAGATATTAGAGAAGGAGATGCCGTTTTTGTGGAAAAAGGAGGTGAAATTATACCAAAGATTATCGCAGTAGACCTTACAAAACGTCCTGAAGATTCTAAACCAACAGTCTACATTACACATTGTCCGGAATGTCAAACCGAATTGGTAAGACCAGAAGGAGAAGCAAAGCATTATTGTCCTAATTATAATGGTTGTCCACCACAAATTGTAGGTCGTATTCAGCACTATATTTCTAGAAAAGCTATGGATATTGAAGGTTTAGGTGGTGAAACTGTAGCGTTATTAGTAAAAGAAGGCTTGATTTCAAACTATGCTGATTTATACGAGTTAACAGTGGAGCAAGTCATTCCGTTAGAGCGTATGGCAGAAAAGAGTGCGGAAAACTTGGTCAAAGGTATAAAAGCGTCAAAACAGATTCCATTTGAGCGCGTTTTGTTTGCCCTTGGTATTAGATATGTTGGCGAAACTGTTGCTAAAAAATTAGCAAAGCATTATAAATCTATTGATGCTTTAATGTTTACGTCTGTATTAGATTTGGTTACTGTAGATGAAATAGGTGAGCGCATTGCTGAGAGTGTTGTAGAGTTCTTTTCTTCAGAAGAAAATAAAAGGATTATAGAACGTCTAAAGACTTATGGAGTACAGTTAGAAATTTCTGCAGAGAAATTGGCAAACCAAACCGACAAGCTAAAAGGACAAACATTTGTAGTTTCAGGTGTGTTTGAAACCATTTCACGTAACGAGCTTAAAAAGCTCATTGAAGATAATGGAGGGAAAGTGTCGTCTTCAATATCTTCTAAAACGAGTTATGTGGTTGCAGGTGATAAAATGGGTCCAAGTAAGCGCACAAAAGCAGAAAGTTTGGGTATTACATTACTTTCTGAACAAGAGTTTTTAGAGTTTTTGAAATAA
- a CDS encoding GNAT family N-acetyltransferase, protein MGKDTIVIREIELKDNPKIAKAVRSVLIEMGVPKVGTAYEDVSLDCMTETYSNSKTKYFVLAQGQEILGGAGIAPLDNYEGNVCELQKMYFLPEARGKGFGIKMMAICLDFAKSAGYEHCYLETMPYMDDARKLYQKVGFEFIDKPMGNTGHYSCTVWMLKKL, encoded by the coding sequence GTGGGTAAAGATACCATAGTTATTCGAGAAATAGAACTAAAGGACAATCCTAAAATAGCTAAAGCTGTTCGGAGTGTTTTAATAGAAATGGGAGTGCCTAAAGTCGGCACAGCTTATGAGGATGTATCTTTAGATTGCATGACAGAGACCTATAGTAATTCCAAAACCAAATATTTTGTTTTGGCTCAAGGCCAAGAGATTCTTGGTGGTGCTGGTATTGCACCATTAGATAATTATGAAGGCAATGTTTGCGAGTTGCAAAAAATGTACTTTTTACCTGAAGCCAGAGGAAAAGGCTTTGGGATAAAAATGATGGCTATATGTTTAGATTTCGCAAAATCCGCTGGTTACGAACATTGCTATCTTGAAACAATGCCTTATATGGATGATGCCCGAAAACTATACCAAAAGGTAGGTTTTGAATTTATTGATAAACCGATGGGAAATACGGGTCATTATTCATGTACGGTTTGGATGCTTAAAAAACTTTAA
- a CDS encoding TIGR00730 family Rossman fold protein, producing MNSISVFCGSSDGNDKEIITTAYALGKEFAQKNITLVYGAAKIGIMGKVAQGVVENGGKTVGVIPTFLKTKEIVHTELTELITTDNMHDRKIIMYEKSEGFIIIPGGFGTMDEFFEITTWGQLGLHTKPIGILNINGYYDALIEQCKMMVQRGFLKQENLDAVVIDTTIEELLDKMNNYKPLPAPRWLNKEGL from the coding sequence ATGAATAGTATATCAGTTTTTTGTGGTAGTAGCGACGGAAATGACAAGGAAATTATTACTACAGCCTATGCCCTAGGTAAAGAATTTGCTCAAAAAAATATAACGCTTGTTTATGGTGCTGCTAAGATTGGTATTATGGGAAAAGTGGCGCAAGGTGTTGTTGAAAACGGAGGTAAAACCGTTGGTGTTATTCCAACTTTTCTTAAAACCAAAGAAATTGTTCATACAGAACTGACGGAATTGATTACTACAGACAACATGCACGATAGAAAAATCATCATGTATGAAAAAAGTGAAGGATTTATCATTATTCCTGGTGGTTTTGGTACTATGGATGAGTTTTTTGAAATCACAACTTGGGGACAACTTGGGTTGCACACTAAGCCAATAGGTATTTTAAACATCAATGGCTATTATGATGCTTTGATTGAACAATGTAAAATGATGGTGCAAAGAGGATTTTTAAAACAAGAGAATTTAGATGCTGTTGTTATAGACACAACGATTGAAGAACTTTTAGATAAAATGAATAATTACAAACCGCTGCCAGCTCCAAGATGGTTGAATAAAGAAGGATTATAG